One genomic region from Skermania piniformis encodes:
- a CDS encoding prenyltransferase translates to MALTVTGLLDEARAAYLWSAQTQRDDGSWPMQTRAGVVEIGDADTNFCAYLATGVLHYVLATDDDDFAVELWPTVRAGIEFVLGCQVGRYGEIGWCANEHGGHGEALLAGCASIYHSLGCAIELAERLADRQPAWAAARRRLGTALRAHPDAFLDKQRYSMDWYYPVLGGAVRGAEAHARIAARWDEFVVPGLGIRCVADAPWATGAETCELALALDTIGDHDRAATLVDDMQHLRETDGSYWTGLVFADGKRWPEERTSWTGAAVILATDAITRGTPANGIFRDHPAAH, encoded by the coding sequence ATGGCGCTGACCGTTACCGGATTGCTCGACGAGGCCCGCGCCGCCTACCTCTGGTCGGCGCAGACCCAACGTGACGACGGCTCCTGGCCGATGCAGACCCGCGCAGGCGTGGTCGAGATCGGCGACGCCGACACCAATTTCTGCGCGTACCTGGCCACCGGAGTTTTGCACTACGTGCTTGCCACCGATGACGACGATTTCGCTGTCGAGTTGTGGCCGACGGTGCGGGCCGGCATCGAGTTCGTCCTCGGCTGCCAGGTCGGTCGATACGGCGAGATCGGCTGGTGCGCAAACGAACACGGTGGTCACGGCGAAGCGCTGCTGGCCGGTTGCGCCAGCATCTATCACAGCCTCGGCTGCGCGATCGAACTCGCCGAACGGCTGGCTGACCGGCAACCGGCGTGGGCGGCGGCGCGGCGCCGGCTCGGCACGGCACTGCGCGCGCACCCCGATGCCTTCCTGGACAAGCAGCGCTATTCGATGGACTGGTACTACCCGGTGCTCGGCGGCGCAGTGCGCGGCGCCGAGGCACACGCCCGGATCGCCGCCCGGTGGGACGAGTTCGTCGTGCCGGGCCTCGGCATCCGCTGTGTTGCGGACGCGCCCTGGGCGACCGGCGCCGAAACCTGCGAGCTGGCACTGGCATTGGACACGATCGGCGACCACGACCGGGCCGCCACGCTGGTCGACGACATGCAACATCTGCGCGAGACCGACGGCTCCTACTGGACCGGCCTGGTCTTCGCCGACGGCAAACGCTGGCCCGAGGAACGCACCAGCTGGACCGGTGCTGCAGTGATCTTGGCGACCGACGCGATCACCCGCGGAACTCCGGCGAACGGCATTTTCCGTGATCATCCGGCGGCCCACTGA
- a CDS encoding HNH endonuclease signature motif containing protein, whose protein sequence is MAAHAWHYLAVFDTHTEQPLYLGRSKRLASPDQRIVATARYGGCSFPACARPALDCEYHHTTAWAEGGATDVTNLAPVCGHHHTLADHGWAVRHDEYGRIEWLPPAWLDPHRTPRTNTYHRPADWYRHPRRTHQRQGWPPSQWAAG, encoded by the coding sequence ATGGCGGCGCATGCCTGGCATTACCTGGCCGTGTTCGACACCCACACCGAGCAACCGTTGTATCTGGGCCGGTCGAAACGTCTCGCCTCGCCCGACCAACGGATCGTGGCGACCGCCCGATACGGCGGGTGCAGCTTCCCCGCGTGCGCTCGGCCCGCCCTCGACTGCGAATACCACCACACCACCGCTTGGGCCGAGGGCGGCGCGACCGATGTCACCAACCTCGCCCCCGTCTGCGGGCATCACCACACGCTGGCCGACCACGGCTGGGCCGTCCGCCACGACGAATACGGACGGATCGAATGGCTCCCACCCGCCTGGCTCGACCCGCACCGCACACCCCGAACCAACACCTACCACCGCCCCGCCGACTGGTACCGCCACCCCCGGAGGACACACCAGCGACAGGGGTGGCCACCGAGTCAGTGGGCCGCCGGATGA